The following proteins are co-located in the Haloarcula marismortui ATCC 43049 genome:
- a CDS encoding branched-chain amino acid ABC transporter permease: MAQILQYLANGLVFSSIIILGSIGLSLVYSIADFANFAHGDTMTLGAYGAFVAFGVFGGLGGTVLGLPIGFFLSLAVGMALAAVVAVLTHILVYKPLDTDSIGLLITSIGVAFVYRAVLQATFGTDFLQYDISRSGPIPVLLDTLNVAVTQRDVAIIVSAAVLVAGLHLLLQRTTLGRKMRATADNPDLARVSGIRTDRVILVMWVVGSALAAAGGVFLALYSQLDPRIGFNILLVVFAAVILGGIGSVYGAMLGGLLIGMLHELTPLLSDVGLPVSNAYAPAVAFVIMVAVLLVRPRGIAGDMT; encoded by the coding sequence ATGGCGCAGATATTACAGTACCTGGCAAACGGGCTCGTTTTCAGTAGTATCATCATCCTCGGGAGTATTGGGCTCTCGCTGGTCTACAGCATCGCCGACTTCGCGAACTTCGCACACGGCGATACGATGACGCTTGGTGCCTACGGGGCGTTCGTCGCGTTCGGTGTGTTTGGCGGCCTTGGCGGCACCGTTCTCGGTCTCCCGATCGGGTTCTTCCTGTCTCTGGCGGTCGGGATGGCGCTTGCGGCGGTCGTCGCCGTCCTCACTCATATTCTCGTGTACAAGCCCCTCGATACGGACTCGATCGGGCTGCTCATCACGAGCATCGGCGTGGCGTTCGTCTACCGCGCAGTGCTACAGGCGACCTTCGGGACGGACTTTCTACAGTACGATATCAGCCGCAGCGGACCGATTCCGGTGCTGCTTGACACGCTCAATGTCGCAGTCACACAGCGAGACGTGGCGATTATTGTCAGCGCGGCGGTCCTCGTCGCCGGCCTGCATCTCCTGCTCCAGCGGACGACGCTTGGGCGGAAGATGCGCGCGACGGCCGACAACCCCGACCTTGCACGCGTGAGCGGTATTCGAACTGACCGCGTCATTCTCGTCATGTGGGTTGTCGGCAGCGCCCTGGCCGCCGCCGGCGGCGTCTTCCTTGCGCTGTACAGCCAACTCGACCCGCGAATCGGCTTCAACATCCTGCTGGTCGTGTTCGCCGCAGTCATCCTCGGCGGTATCGGGTCGGTGTACGGCGCGATGCTCGGTGGACTCCTCATCGGGATGCTCCACGAACTGACGCCGCTGCTCAGCGATGTCGGCCTTCCGGTCAGCAACGCCTACGCGCCGGCTGTCGCGTTCGTCATCATGGTCGCGGTCCTGCTTGTCAGGCCCCGCGGCATCGCGGGTGATATGACATGA
- a CDS encoding ABC transporter substrate-binding protein: MNEHDTRSIDRRSVIKAAASAGLVGLAGCSGGAPDEGDGGDGGDGGDGESTDSSTDSGSETYTIGMVDSLSGSLSAFGQRNQRGKEIALDDINSVGVSGGELAISQQDDQSTSQGGVSAAQTLVNQEEVPLLIGTVGSGVSTAIHESVVQNTDVVQISQNSTSPNLTNFPDLLRMPPAGKAQAEAISSLLNEDGNESAALAWINNDYGQSVGEAFIEAYDGEIVYNEPHDQGQSSYSSTISSMSDTDADAWVFITYQPEFATMSQEAFDLGVTDQAAWYGGDSVKGPKVLESAPEGSLDGMKAVVPSVPQDAENYQAFVSEFQERFGEEPTSWSAYAYDAVVVSALAIEAADEFTGSALMEVVRDVTRPEGEEATSYEDAHEILANGGSPSDVDYTGVSGPIDLDENGDPVGLLQVFEVVDHAYESSGFIEG; encoded by the coding sequence ATGAACGAACATGACACGCGTTCGATTGACAGGCGAAGCGTAATCAAAGCTGCTGCCAGTGCCGGACTTGTCGGCCTTGCCGGCTGTTCCGGTGGTGCTCCCGACGAAGGTGATGGGGGCGACGGTGGCGACGGCGGCGACGGCGAATCGACGGATTCCTCGACGGACTCAGGCTCCGAAACCTACACCATCGGGATGGTTGACAGCCTTTCCGGTTCACTGTCGGCGTTCGGTCAGCGGAACCAGCGCGGCAAGGAAATCGCGCTTGACGATATCAACTCCGTCGGTGTTAGTGGCGGCGAACTGGCGATCTCACAGCAGGACGACCAGAGTACGAGCCAGGGTGGAGTCAGTGCAGCCCAGACACTCGTCAATCAGGAAGAGGTTCCGCTGCTCATCGGTACTGTCGGGAGCGGCGTCAGCACGGCCATCCACGAGAGCGTTGTCCAGAACACTGATGTCGTCCAGATCAGCCAGAACAGCACCAGCCCGAACCTGACGAACTTCCCGGACCTGCTCCGGATGCCGCCGGCCGGCAAGGCTCAGGCGGAAGCGATTTCATCGCTCCTCAACGAGGATGGTAATGAGTCCGCCGCGCTGGCCTGGATCAACAACGATTACGGGCAGTCCGTCGGTGAGGCCTTTATCGAGGCCTACGACGGAGAAATCGTCTACAACGAACCCCACGACCAGGGTCAGTCTTCTTACAGCAGTACAATCTCCTCGATGTCTGACACCGACGCCGACGCGTGGGTGTTCATCACCTACCAGCCGGAGTTCGCGACGATGTCCCAGGAGGCGTTCGACCTGGGTGTTACCGATCAGGCCGCCTGGTACGGCGGCGACAGCGTCAAGGGCCCGAAAGTCCTCGAATCCGCTCCCGAGGGCAGTCTCGACGGAATGAAAGCCGTGGTTCCGAGCGTCCCGCAGGACGCCGAGAACTACCAGGCGTTCGTCTCGGAGTTCCAAGAGCGCTTCGGCGAAGAACCCACGTCGTGGTCGGCCTACGCCTACGACGCGGTGGTCGTCAGCGCGCTCGCTATCGAAGCCGCCGACGAGTTCACGGGCTCGGCGCTCATGGAAGTCGTCCGGGACGTGACCCGTCCCGAGGGTGAGGAGGCGACCTCATACGAGGACGCACACGAGATTCTGGCGAACGGTGGCTCACCGTCGGACGTGGATTACACCGGCGTGAGCGGCCCCATCGACCTCGACGAGAACGGTGATCCCGTCGGGTTGCTGCAGGTGTTCGAAGTCGTGGACCACGCGTACGAATCCAGCGGCTTCATCGAGGGCTAA
- a CDS encoding proline racemase family protein: MERTEFITVDTHTGGEPTRIVLDGIEADTLAGETVRERRDRFEATADGVRKLLMQEPRGHADMFGAVPVPTDRADLGVFFMDTDGYLDMCGHGLIGVVTALIERGELPEAPELTVETPAGLVDVTVKIADGVVRRVAFENVDSYVCETVTVEQDGVPVEARIVYSGNYFAVVDADSLGVVLNSEDATQCIDPALELRRAVNDAAPKDPVTGTRATVSAVELTASDDSDRSCVVFADGSVDRSPCGTGTCARLTLHHVDGDLAVGERVEVTGPVGSTFEGYITDTSVDSGVTVTSPVVSGTAHITGEHTFYQNDDDTLGSFTLS, encoded by the coding sequence ATGGAACGAACGGAGTTCATCACAGTAGATACGCACACGGGCGGAGAACCGACACGCATCGTACTCGACGGTATCGAGGCCGACACGCTTGCCGGAGAGACTGTCCGAGAGAGGCGTGACCGGTTCGAAGCCACGGCTGACGGCGTCCGGAAACTCCTCATGCAGGAGCCCCGCGGACACGCGGACATGTTCGGCGCGGTCCCGGTCCCGACTGACCGGGCCGACCTCGGGGTTTTCTTCATGGACACTGACGGCTATCTGGATATGTGTGGCCACGGCCTCATCGGGGTCGTCACCGCACTCATCGAGCGGGGCGAGCTTCCCGAAGCGCCAGAGTTGACCGTCGAAACCCCTGCAGGGCTCGTCGACGTGACGGTCAAGATAGCTGACGGCGTCGTCCGTCGCGTTGCGTTCGAAAACGTCGACAGTTACGTCTGTGAGACGGTTACCGTCGAACAGGATGGCGTCCCGGTCGAGGCTCGTATCGTCTATTCCGGGAACTACTTCGCCGTGGTCGACGCTGACAGCCTCGGGGTCGTGCTCAACAGCGAGGACGCCACGCAGTGTATCGACCCCGCACTGGAACTCCGCCGAGCAGTCAACGACGCCGCACCCAAGGACCCAGTCACCGGAACGCGGGCAACCGTCTCAGCGGTCGAACTCACCGCTAGCGACGACAGCGACCGGAGCTGTGTGGTGTTCGCCGACGGCTCCGTCGACCGCTCCCCCTGTGGAACAGGCACGTGTGCGCGGTTGACGCTCCATCATGTCGACGGCGACCTCGCCGTCGGCGAGCGTGTCGAAGTTACCGGTCCAGTTGGGTCGACGTTCGAGGGGTATATTACCGACACCAGCGTCGACAGCGGTGTCACCGTGACCAGTCCAGTCGTTTCGGGCACAGCGCATATTACGGGCGAGCACACGTTTTATCAGAACGACGACGATACGCTCGGCAGTTTCACTCTCTCTTGA
- a CDS encoding proline dehydrogenase family protein, with product MIPPIANNFVAGETAPGALDHVASLNDDGVKGILNLLGEHYDERQPADEDADQYVELIQEIDKSGLDCAVSVKPSQIGLDVGDDVFVENLERIVAAGDDHGVFVWVDMEDYTTTDVTLDAYERLVTEHEGGVGVCTQANLKRTPEDLERLAPLPGKVRLVKGAYSEPEEVSYKKKERVNEAYRDCLELMFEEFEGGIGVGSHDPAMIDYAKDLHDEYGTDYEVQMLMGVRDDEQRDLAAEGIPMWQYIPYGDKWFSYFYRRVRERKENALFAVRAVLS from the coding sequence ATGATTCCGCCGATAGCGAACAACTTCGTCGCCGGGGAGACAGCGCCGGGGGCGCTCGACCACGTCGCTTCGCTCAATGACGACGGTGTCAAGGGCATTCTGAATCTGTTAGGTGAACACTACGACGAGCGCCAGCCAGCCGACGAGGACGCAGACCAGTACGTCGAGTTGATACAGGAAATCGACAAGAGCGGCCTCGACTGCGCTGTCTCGGTCAAGCCATCACAGATCGGTCTCGATGTTGGGGACGACGTGTTCGTCGAGAATCTCGAACGTATCGTCGCGGCGGGTGACGACCACGGTGTCTTCGTCTGGGTCGATATGGAGGACTACACCACGACCGACGTAACCCTCGACGCGTACGAACGGCTCGTCACAGAACACGAGGGCGGCGTCGGCGTCTGTACGCAGGCGAACCTCAAGCGGACGCCCGAGGACCTCGAACGGCTTGCACCCCTTCCCGGGAAGGTCCGGCTAGTCAAGGGAGCCTACTCCGAGCCCGAAGAGGTCTCCTACAAGAAGAAAGAGCGCGTCAACGAAGCCTATCGGGACTGTCTCGAACTGATGTTCGAGGAGTTTGAGGGCGGCATCGGCGTCGGTAGCCACGACCCGGCGATGATAGACTACGCGAAAGACCTCCACGACGAGTACGGCACCGACTACGAGGTGCAGATGCTGATGGGCGTCCGCGACGACGAACAACGCGACCTCGCCGCCGAGGGCATCCCGATGTGGCAGTACATCCCCTACGGCGACAAGTGGTTCTCCTACTTCTATCGGCGCGTCCGCGAGCGCAAGGAAAACGCGCTGTTCGCCGTCCGAGCCGTGCTGAGCTAA
- a CDS encoding helix-turn-helix domain-containing protein — MSNAQSQHGGLQLTLSIWHPDCWTLEVTDKTAAGLLAHGVYNTQNGSVKGLFTAYADSISDVEALIDATRDSSLTDSVLELRERHGATGTGSSPGNTTRELFVEYDPDNTISDSLLSRGFIHNDPVRVRHGREHWPVFFPDSRDEAESLLDEIREEQSADIEVTRITSAGGGNPKQLRRMDRLSDSQREAFELARQEDYYAWPRGISTRELASKLGVSKTTLLEHLRKAEAKLLDPDQ, encoded by the coding sequence ATGAGTAACGCACAATCACAACACGGGGGACTCCAACTCACCCTGAGCATCTGGCATCCTGACTGCTGGACGCTCGAAGTCACCGACAAGACGGCGGCGGGTCTGCTGGCCCACGGCGTGTACAACACACAGAACGGTAGCGTGAAGGGTCTGTTCACCGCGTACGCCGACAGTATTAGCGACGTTGAGGCGCTCATCGACGCGACTCGTGACTCATCACTGACTGACTCTGTGCTGGAGTTGCGCGAGCGTCACGGCGCGACTGGAACGGGCTCGTCGCCGGGGAACACGACCCGCGAGTTGTTCGTCGAGTACGATCCGGACAACACTATCAGCGACAGCCTGCTCTCGCGCGGGTTCATCCACAACGACCCGGTTCGGGTCCGGCATGGTCGCGAGCACTGGCCGGTGTTTTTCCCGGACTCCCGCGACGAAGCGGAGTCACTCCTCGACGAGATCCGCGAGGAGCAATCGGCCGATATCGAGGTCACACGAATCACGTCCGCTGGCGGCGGCAATCCGAAGCAGCTTCGCCGGATGGACCGGCTTTCGGACAGCCAGCGCGAGGCGTTCGAACTTGCCCGACAGGAGGACTACTACGCGTGGCCACGGGGTATCTCGACGCGCGAACTCGCGTCGAAACTCGGCGTTTCGAAGACAACGCTGCTCGAACACCTTCGGAAAGCAGAAGCAAAACTGCTCGACCCGGACCAGTAG
- a CDS encoding aldehyde dehydrogenase family protein: MSTDDSRRHYIDGEWTTGTGDETFTSQNPATGEALASFHRGTEDDVDHALAAAEDAYDEWRSLSHIDRAEYLWDIYHELRDRHEELGEIVTMECGKEISEGLADVTESWHMVEWAAGNARHPHGDVVPSEIASKDAYMRRKPKGVVGCITPWNFPVAIPFWHLAVTLVEGNTVVWKPAEQTPWCAHIIAEMFEDSGIPDGVFNLVQGYGDAGNAIVEDDRVETVLFTGSAEVGHKIASKVGGEPGKIAACEMGGKNAVVVTDEADLDVAVHSAVMSSFKTTGQRCVSSERLIVHEDLYDEFKERFVDIAEDIAVGDPLEEDTFMGPLIEEDQVEKFKRYNDLAREEGANVLVDRADLGAEEIPDGHEEGHWVGPFVYEVDYDEDLRCINEEVFGPHVALLEYSGDFDEALEMHNSVDYGLAGAIISEDYRQINQFRDEAEIGLAYGNLPCIGAEVHLPFGGVKKSGNGLPSGREVIEAVTERTAWTLNNSKDIEMAQGLSADIITDE; encoded by the coding sequence ATGAGTACAGACGACTCACGTCGACACTACATCGACGGTGAATGGACGACAGGCACCGGCGACGAAACGTTCACAAGTCAGAACCCGGCCACCGGCGAGGCCCTCGCCTCGTTCCACCGCGGAACGGAGGACGATGTCGACCACGCACTGGCTGCGGCAGAGGACGCCTACGACGAGTGGCGCTCGCTCTCGCACATCGACCGCGCGGAATACCTCTGGGACATCTACCACGAGCTGCGTGACCGCCACGAAGAACTCGGCGAAATCGTCACCATGGAGTGTGGCAAGGAGATCAGCGAAGGGCTGGCCGACGTCACCGAGTCCTGGCACATGGTCGAGTGGGCCGCCGGCAACGCCCGCCACCCCCACGGCGACGTGGTACCGTCGGAGATCGCCAGCAAGGACGCCTACATGCGGCGCAAGCCGAAGGGCGTCGTCGGCTGTATCACCCCGTGGAACTTCCCGGTCGCTATCCCGTTCTGGCACCTCGCAGTGACGCTGGTCGAGGGCAACACCGTCGTCTGGAAGCCCGCCGAACAGACCCCGTGGTGTGCCCACATCATCGCCGAGATGTTCGAGGACTCGGGCATCCCGGACGGCGTGTTCAACCTCGTGCAGGGCTATGGCGACGCCGGCAACGCCATCGTCGAGGACGACCGCGTCGAGACGGTCCTCTTTACCGGGAGCGCCGAAGTCGGCCACAAGATCGCCTCCAAGGTCGGTGGCGAGCCCGGCAAGATCGCCGCCTGCGAGATGGGTGGGAAGAACGCCGTCGTCGTTACAGATGAAGCTGACCTCGACGTCGCCGTCCACTCGGCCGTGATGTCGAGCTTCAAGACGACTGGCCAGCGCTGTGTCTCCTCGGAGCGCCTCATCGTCCACGAAGACCTCTACGACGAATTCAAGGAACGGTTCGTCGACATCGCCGAGGACATTGCCGTCGGCGACCCACTGGAGGAAGACACGTTCATGGGGCCGCTCATCGAGGAGGATCAGGTCGAGAAGTTCAAGCGCTACAACGACCTCGCCCGCGAGGAGGGCGCGAACGTGCTCGTCGACCGCGCCGACCTCGGTGCCGAGGAGATTCCCGATGGCCACGAGGAGGGTCACTGGGTCGGCCCGTTCGTCTACGAAGTCGACTACGACGAGGACCTGCGTTGCATCAACGAGGAAGTGTTCGGTCCCCACGTCGCACTGCTTGAGTACTCGGGTGACTTCGACGAGGCGCTGGAGATGCACAACAGCGTCGACTACGGCCTCGCCGGCGCCATCATCTCCGAGGACTACCGCCAGATCAACCAGTTCCGTGACGAGGCTGAAATCGGTCTCGCCTACGGGAACCTCCCGTGTATCGGCGCGGAGGTCCACCTGCCCTTCGGCGGCGTCAAGAAGTCCGGGAACGGCCTCCCGAGTGGCCGCGAGGTCATCGAGGCCGTCACCGAGCGTACCGCCTGGACGCTGAACAACTCCAAGGACATCGAGATGGCACAGGGTCTGTCAGCCGATATCATCACCGATGAGTAA
- the eif1A gene encoding translation initiation factor eIF-1A codes for MSDNDSRKNLRMPEEDEVFAVVMDMLGANRVKVRCMDGVERTARIPGKMQKRIWIREDDVVLVEPWDWQDEKADITWRYEKQDADQLREEGHIQE; via the coding sequence ATGAGCGACAACGACAGCAGGAAGAACCTGCGGATGCCGGAAGAGGACGAGGTGTTCGCCGTCGTCATGGACATGCTTGGCGCGAACCGCGTCAAGGTACGCTGTATGGACGGCGTCGAGCGCACAGCCCGGATTCCGGGCAAGATGCAAAAGCGGATCTGGATACGCGAAGACGACGTGGTCCTCGTCGAACCATGGGACTGGCAAGACGAGAAAGCCGACATCACGTGGCGCTATGAGAAACAGGACGCCGACCAACTGCGCGAGGAGGGCCACATTCAGGAGTAG
- the rio1 gene encoding serine/threonine-protein kinase Rio1: protein MTEGQFGLLDTDDVDSPGDEWEEVDVSDTEADRIARKRDREFSEFRKRIKDADQFKVEASVFDDATYGALYKLVQDGHIDAFGGPISTGKEANVYTALSGETEVAVKVYRINASDFKDMRSYLDGDPRFEGIGSDKKKVVTAWVRKESSNLKRARRAGVRTPEPIAVERNVLVMEYLGTEEGRSKRLSEVHIENPETAYEVVKEYTRRLYDAGLVHGDLSEYNIVFHEGQLYIIDLGQAVTIHHPNADDFLERDCRNVANFFARQGVDATPEELLAYVREYATPKDKADTAPGSDDDAVPQGTPADRRDDE, encoded by the coding sequence GTGACAGAGGGGCAGTTCGGCCTGCTCGATACGGACGACGTCGACTCACCGGGTGACGAATGGGAAGAGGTCGACGTTTCCGACACGGAAGCCGACCGTATCGCCCGCAAACGGGACCGCGAGTTCAGCGAGTTCCGCAAGCGCATCAAGGACGCAGACCAGTTCAAGGTCGAGGCCAGCGTCTTCGACGATGCCACCTACGGCGCGCTGTACAAGCTCGTGCAGGACGGCCACATCGACGCCTTCGGCGGGCCGATTTCGACAGGCAAGGAGGCCAACGTCTACACGGCGCTGTCGGGCGAGACGGAGGTCGCAGTCAAAGTATACCGCATCAACGCATCCGATTTCAAGGATATGCGGAGCTATCTCGACGGCGACCCCCGCTTCGAGGGCATCGGCTCGGACAAAAAGAAGGTCGTCACCGCGTGGGTCCGCAAAGAGTCGTCGAATCTCAAGCGCGCCCGCCGGGCCGGCGTCCGGACGCCGGAACCCATCGCCGTCGAGCGGAACGTTCTCGTGATGGAGTATCTCGGGACCGAGGAGGGCCGTAGCAAACGTCTCAGCGAGGTTCACATCGAGAACCCCGAGACGGCCTACGAGGTTGTCAAGGAGTACACCCGCCGGCTGTACGACGCCGGCCTCGTCCACGGCGACCTCTCTGAGTACAACATCGTCTTCCACGAAGGTCAGCTGTATATCATCGACCTCGGGCAAGCGGTGACCATCCACCATCCTAACGCCGACGACTTTCTGGAACGGGACTGCCGCAACGTCGCGAACTTCTTCGCCAGACAGGGCGTCGACGCCACGCCGGAGGAACTACTCGCGTACGTCCGAGAGTACGCGACGCCGAAAGACAAGGCCGACACCGCGCCGGGCAGCGACGACGACGCCGTCCCGCAGGGAACACCAGCCGACCGCCGCGACGACGAGTAG
- a CDS encoding two-component system sensor histidine kinase NtrB: MDTDPADSSSDQQTADSDDSVSERLIEGLSSHAVFMLDTDGTITTWPEPAASLYGYDRDATVGQHVDMLFADPEEMETTVESLLIEVASGPVETQHWHRRADGSVFWATLSLSQLEDGELTGFVAVSQDTTEKHQYDKMLERQNDRLKEFTDILAHDLKSPLNVISSRVHLARQTGDEEHLDALEETSDRMARLVDDLLSVARQGNVVTDPETTNVKDVVDTAWEGAGGTAERATLYYDHVGSVSADADRLIELFENLFQNSIRHSDGTVIVRVGPLDHGFYVEDDGPGIPADIKDDVFDHGFTTAEDGSGYGLSIVRTIAGAHGWDILVTDSDTGGARFEITGVEFLD; encoded by the coding sequence ATGGACACCGACCCAGCAGACAGCAGTTCGGACCAACAGACAGCGGACAGCGACGACTCGGTCTCTGAACGCCTCATTGAGGGGCTGTCCTCGCATGCAGTGTTCATGCTCGACACAGATGGCACCATCACGACGTGGCCTGAGCCGGCAGCATCACTATACGGCTACGACCGGGACGCGACAGTCGGCCAGCACGTTGACATGCTGTTTGCCGACCCCGAGGAGATGGAGACAACCGTTGAATCGCTGTTGATCGAGGTGGCGAGCGGCCCCGTCGAGACACAGCACTGGCACCGGCGGGCTGATGGGTCCGTGTTCTGGGCCACCCTCTCGCTCTCGCAACTCGAGGACGGAGAGCTGACAGGGTTCGTCGCAGTCAGCCAGGACACGACAGAGAAACACCAGTACGACAAGATGCTTGAACGACAGAACGACCGGCTCAAGGAGTTCACCGACATCCTCGCCCACGACCTGAAGAGCCCACTCAACGTCATTTCCTCACGAGTGCATCTGGCCCGCCAAACCGGTGACGAAGAACACCTCGACGCGCTCGAAGAGACGAGCGACAGGATGGCTCGCCTCGTCGACGACCTGCTCTCTGTCGCCAGGCAGGGAAACGTCGTCACCGACCCGGAAACGACGAACGTCAAGGACGTTGTCGACACCGCTTGGGAAGGAGCCGGCGGAACTGCCGAACGAGCCACGCTCTACTACGACCATGTTGGCTCGGTGAGCGCCGACGCCGACCGTCTCATCGAACTGTTCGAGAACCTCTTTCAGAACAGCATCCGACACAGCGACGGCACCGTTATCGTCCGCGTCGGCCCGCTGGACCACGGCTTCTACGTCGAGGACGACGGCCCCGGCATCCCGGCAGACATCAAAGACGACGTGTTCGACCATGGCTTCACGACCGCCGAAGACGGCAGCGGCTACGGACTCTCTATCGTCCGGACCATCGCGGGCGCACACGGCTGGGACATCCTCGTCACCGACAGCGACACGGGCGGCGCGCGGTTCGAAATCACCGGCGTCGAGTTTCTGGACTGA
- a CDS encoding KH domain-containing protein has translation MQHVKIPQDRIGVLIGEGGETMREIEERAEVRLDIDSEDGTVKVESVGDPVTALKGPDIVKAIGRGFAPDDALALLEDDMMMFELIDIEAASRNKNDFRRQKGRLIGEGGRTRELMQELSGAAVVIYGSTLGIIGGPEQVDAVREAAEMILDGAPHGSVYSFLERKHNEMKHKGLEYHQFTG, from the coding sequence ATGCAACACGTGAAGATTCCGCAGGACCGTATCGGTGTGCTGATCGGCGAGGGAGGTGAGACCATGCGCGAGATCGAGGAGCGCGCAGAGGTCCGGCTGGATATCGATTCCGAGGACGGCACAGTGAAAGTCGAGTCCGTCGGCGACCCCGTGACGGCGCTGAAAGGCCCTGACATCGTGAAGGCCATCGGCCGCGGGTTCGCCCCCGACGACGCGCTGGCGCTACTCGAGGACGACATGATGATGTTCGAACTCATCGACATCGAGGCCGCCTCCCGCAACAAGAACGACTTCCGTCGCCAGAAGGGGCGTCTCATCGGTGAGGGTGGCCGGACGCGGGAACTCATGCAGGAACTCTCCGGCGCGGCTGTAGTCATCTACGGGTCGACGCTTGGCATCATCGGCGGCCCCGAGCAGGTCGACGCCGTCCGAGAAGCCGCCGAGATGATTCTCGACGGCGCGCCACATGGCTCCGTCTACTCGTTCCTCGAACGCAAACACAACGAGATGAAACACAAGGGCCTCGAATACCACCAGTTCACCGGGTAA
- a CDS encoding acyl-CoA thioesterase: protein MPTIAETHIINRERVQPTHANNYQSAHGGIVMKWMDEIGAMSAMRAARETCVTAQMSRVDFERPIPIGDTALIDSYAYATGRTSVRVRIEVAREEPHTGETEETTSAYATFVAVDDGKPTPVPELTAESEECKRLRETALAEEPER, encoded by the coding sequence ATGCCGACCATCGCCGAGACGCACATCATCAACCGCGAGCGCGTCCAGCCCACTCACGCGAACAACTACCAGAGCGCCCACGGTGGCATCGTCATGAAGTGGATGGACGAAATCGGCGCGATGTCGGCCATGCGGGCCGCCAGAGAGACCTGCGTGACCGCACAGATGTCCCGCGTCGATTTTGAGCGCCCGATTCCCATCGGCGACACCGCTCTCATCGACTCCTACGCCTACGCCACGGGCCGAACCAGCGTCCGGGTCCGCATCGAGGTCGCACGCGAGGAGCCACACACGGGCGAAACAGAGGAGACGACCAGCGCGTACGCCACCTTCGTCGCAGTCGACGACGGGAAACCAACGCCGGTCCCTGAGCTAACTGCCGAAAGCGAGGAGTGCAAACGGTTGCGCGAAACGGCACTTGCAGAAGAGCCGGAGCGGTAG
- a CDS encoding DUF7114 family protein has protein sequence MEEVAAVRRAALAAVDDVEPDRLHERIDARLDDASLAPGVLTLVSAGATSDPPVDLADGVADRAAGVQLIYEGLSLTRQLAHDDPWVNGNRDTADLDILIADILVSRGFYLLARTEAADAAVSVVRSFGHDQTVRQTTDDESLDTALETDILELAVVAGVTAAGIRPTPTLREYATELATDGLPPNAELLGEEVADALRARAGAEQPSGDGTEAAADH, from the coding sequence ATGGAGGAAGTGGCGGCAGTTCGCCGAGCGGCGTTGGCGGCAGTCGACGATGTCGAGCCTGACCGGCTTCACGAGCGGATCGACGCTCGCCTTGACGACGCGTCGCTGGCGCCCGGCGTCCTGACGCTCGTTAGCGCGGGCGCAACCAGCGACCCACCGGTTGACCTGGCTGACGGCGTCGCCGACAGAGCCGCCGGCGTCCAGCTTATCTACGAGGGGCTCTCGCTTACTCGCCAACTGGCCCACGACGACCCCTGGGTCAACGGCAACCGCGATACGGCCGACTTGGATATTCTCATCGCGGACATCCTCGTCTCGCGTGGCTTCTACTTGCTCGCCAGAACCGAAGCCGCCGATGCTGCCGTCTCTGTCGTCCGTTCGTTCGGCCACGACCAGACCGTCCGTCAGACGACCGACGACGAAAGCCTCGACACTGCGCTTGAAACGGACATTCTGGAACTCGCCGTGGTTGCCGGCGTCACCGCCGCTGGCATCCGCCCCACCCCGACACTCCGGGAGTACGCGACTGAACTGGCCACTGACGGCCTCCCGCCGAACGCCGAGTTGCTCGGTGAGGAAGTCGCCGACGCGCTCCGAGCCCGCGCGGGAGCCGAACAGCCATCCGGGGACGGAACCGAGGCCGCCGCCGACCACTGA